In the Corynebacterium suedekumii genome, one interval contains:
- a CDS encoding AMP-binding protein, with the protein MSFPIRLRDTAATARALASFIPGVVRSGIVGLHGGPAAVASTPSVLARYWFTTAREVEQGHQTTPHRVALIDDDGELTYRQLRENSQSVARHLVSLGLDEIRLGVMARNGRGILYPMAAKGYAGAAIFLLNVGSSPEQLTGCIEENDINVLVIDDEFLDRLSPEVVERTGVHVIVGHQSREHDDLHTLRDIVDAPSRTADISLPVFPNHGPIVLMSSGTSGIPKGVMRPEPKLPLVLAGMLKKIPWRADIRVQMHASMFHTWGWGATNIALAARATIVTHRIFDAEQVLRDIDEHRLEAMVTSPIFLKQMFEIPDNERYDTSRLEFIVSSGNALTPHLVEQTIERFGPILCNVYGSTELTLATVASAEELAADPTVSGEVAIGTVLKILDEDGNEVPTGTPGQIYLRNSTTLTGYTNPTIPIDQAQGLVRIGDQGYLDEHGQLRVLGRIDDMIIVGGENVYPRSVDEVLDGMPGVADSFAAGVDDDTTFQRIAVWIVREDSPAGEALTDETIRDHVRDNLADHSIPRDVHFVDELPRNETGKVVPRLLPN; encoded by the coding sequence GTGTCATTCCCCATCCGCCTGCGAGACACCGCCGCCACCGCCCGGGCCCTGGCGTCCTTCATCCCGGGAGTCGTCCGCTCCGGCATCGTCGGCCTCCACGGTGGCCCCGCAGCGGTCGCATCCACCCCGTCCGTGCTGGCCAGGTACTGGTTCACCACCGCCCGCGAGGTCGAGCAGGGACACCAGACCACCCCGCACCGCGTGGCGCTCATCGACGATGACGGCGAGCTGACCTACCGGCAGCTGCGGGAGAACTCCCAGTCCGTGGCCCGCCACCTCGTCAGCCTGGGCCTCGACGAGATCCGCCTCGGCGTCATGGCCCGCAACGGCCGCGGCATCCTCTATCCCATGGCCGCCAAGGGTTACGCCGGCGCCGCCATCTTCCTCCTCAACGTCGGATCCTCCCCCGAGCAGCTCACCGGCTGCATCGAGGAGAACGACATCAACGTCCTCGTCATCGACGACGAGTTCCTCGACCGGCTCAGCCCCGAGGTCGTCGAGCGCACCGGCGTCCACGTCATCGTCGGTCACCAGTCCCGCGAACACGATGACCTGCACACGCTGCGCGACATTGTCGACGCCCCGTCGCGCACCGCCGACATCTCCCTCCCGGTGTTCCCGAACCATGGCCCCATCGTGCTCATGTCCTCCGGCACCTCCGGCATCCCGAAGGGTGTCATGCGGCCGGAGCCGAAACTGCCGCTGGTGCTGGCGGGCATGCTCAAGAAGATCCCGTGGCGGGCCGACATCCGCGTCCAGATGCACGCCTCCATGTTCCACACCTGGGGCTGGGGTGCGACGAACATCGCGCTGGCGGCCCGGGCGACCATCGTCACCCACCGCATCTTCGACGCCGAGCAGGTCCTCCGCGACATCGACGAGCATCGGCTCGAGGCGATGGTGACCTCCCCGATATTCCTCAAGCAGATGTTCGAGATCCCGGACAACGAGCGTTACGACACCTCTCGCCTCGAGTTCATCGTCTCCTCCGGCAACGCCCTGACCCCGCACCTCGTCGAGCAGACCATCGAACGTTTCGGCCCGATCCTCTGCAACGTCTACGGCTCCACCGAACTCACCCTCGCCACCGTCGCCTCCGCCGAGGAACTCGCCGCCGACCCGACCGTCTCCGGCGAGGTGGCCATCGGCACCGTGCTCAAGATCCTCGACGAGGACGGCAACGAGGTACCCACCGGCACCCCGGGCCAGATCTACCTGCGCAACTCCACCACCCTGACCGGCTACACCAACCCGACCATCCCCATCGACCAGGCGCAGGGCCTGGTCCGCATCGGCGACCAGGGTTACCTCGACGAACACGGTCAGCTCCGCGTCCTTGGTCGCATCGACGACATGATCATCGTCGGCGGCGAGAACGTCTACCCCCGCTCCGTCGACGAGGTCCTCGACGGCATGCCCGGCGTCGCCGACTCCTTCGCCGCCGGCGTCGACGACGACACCACCTTCCAGCGCATCGCCGTGTGGATCGTCCGCGAGGACTCCCCCGCCGGCGAGGCACTGACCGACGAGACCATCCGCGACCACGTCCGCGACAACCTCGCCGACCACTCCATCCCGCGCGACGTCCATTTCGTCGACGAACTCCCGCGCAACGAGACCGGCAAGGTCGTCCCCCGCCTCCTGCCGAACTAG
- a CDS encoding GDSL-type esterase/lipase family protein, whose product MQLRLSHPVTRRFAVLWAALIILTGLMFAPQSDAQERNLVIFGDSVIADPPVGEWIGGRFAASSAPGSTAACPTSNNNYGVRAAHKVGLSPWDYACTGTTSISPGPQFSTQVDRALAAGALTPATARVVISSGFNDTYNNQNLSDQDLRNRFVGAMSPQINRIRAAAPNARIQIVGYGTITTNDHICLVHVGGNISDRTPAPQVGHWERQAQNMQIDLARATGVEFVDLKPSTVDRGMCGPDHLRGWAGLVDFHAGPGNLPFHLTSRGHEHVANVIAGS is encoded by the coding sequence ATGCAGTTGCGCCTGTCCCACCCCGTCACCCGCCGATTCGCCGTCCTCTGGGCCGCCCTCATCATCCTCACGGGCCTCATGTTCGCCCCGCAGTCGGACGCGCAGGAGCGCAACCTGGTCATCTTCGGTGACTCCGTCATCGCGGACCCGCCGGTCGGCGAGTGGATCGGCGGACGCTTCGCCGCCTCCTCCGCGCCGGGTTCCACTGCCGCCTGCCCGACCTCGAACAACAACTACGGTGTCCGTGCCGCCCACAAGGTCGGCCTCTCCCCGTGGGACTACGCCTGCACCGGCACCACCTCCATCTCCCCCGGCCCGCAGTTCTCCACCCAGGTCGACCGCGCCCTCGCCGCCGGCGCCCTGACCCCGGCGACCGCCCGCGTGGTCATCTCCTCCGGCTTCAACGACACCTACAACAACCAGAACCTCTCCGACCAGGACCTGCGCAACCGTTTCGTCGGCGCCATGTCCCCGCAGATCAACCGCATCCGCGCCGCCGCCCCGAACGCCCGCATCCAGATCGTCGGCTACGGCACCATCACCACCAACGACCACATCTGCCTGGTCCACGTCGGTGGCAACATCTCCGACCGCACCCCGGCCCCGCAGGTCGGCCACTGGGAGCGCCAGGCCCAGAACATGCAGATCGATCTGGCCCGCGCCACCGGCGTCGAGTTCGTCGACCTCAAGCCCTCCACCGTCGACCGCGGCATGTGCGGCCCCGACCACCTGCGTGGGTGGGCCGGCCTGGTCGACTTCCACGCCGGCCCCGGCAACCTGCCGTTCCACCTCACCTCCCGCGGCCACGAGCACGTGGCCAACGTGATCGCCGGCAGCTAG